Proteins co-encoded in one Armatimonadota bacterium genomic window:
- a CDS encoding dihydroorotase family protein — protein MARYDLAVLGGSVVVPYVGTVRADIGIRAGRIAALAEEIASGDATAVVDARGRLVFPGAVDSHFHLGIYRDLAEDAASETRSALVGGVTTVLSYFRTGRHYLNRSGPYREIFPEVLAAVRGRAYTDYGFHIAVMTEAQLDEVAWLVADQGVTSFKYYMFYKGLNLTADSTRASEYTLADTYDLGHLFLLMERVAAQAHRRGREGRISLSLHCEHAELLRVFIEQVRRAGLRGLEAYHRARPPLSERLSLAEAVLLADATRCPINLLHLSSREAMGAAVAAKRDYPHLDIRLETTVHHLALTYDSAGGIRGKVNPPIRTEEDRQALWEAVVRGEVDTVVSDHACCFEEEKGEDLWRALPGFGGTALLYPYLISEGFHRRGVPAARIAELASANSARAFGLYPRKGTIAPGADADLTIVDPEWEQEVHPELLLSAQDFTPFAGARLRGWPTHTVRGGQVVFAHGEVVGEPTGRYLHRPLRVEAPAGEGGGGTAGGRLSTGAGTQGGMG, from the coding sequence ATGGCACGGTACGATCTCGCGGTCCTGGGCGGGTCCGTGGTCGTCCCCTACGTGGGAACGGTGCGGGCGGACATCGGGATCCGGGCCGGGCGCATCGCCGCGCTCGCCGAGGAGATCGCATCGGGGGACGCCACCGCGGTGGTCGATGCGCGGGGTCGCCTGGTCTTCCCGGGTGCCGTCGACTCCCACTTCCACCTGGGGATCTACCGGGACCTGGCCGAGGATGCGGCGAGCGAGACGCGGTCGGCGCTCGTCGGTGGCGTCACCACCGTGCTCTCCTACTTCCGCACCGGCCGGCACTACCTCAACCGCAGCGGTCCTTATCGCGAGATCTTCCCCGAGGTGCTGGCGGCCGTGCGCGGGCGGGCCTACACCGATTACGGTTTCCACATTGCCGTGATGACCGAGGCGCAGCTCGACGAGGTGGCGTGGCTGGTGGCGGACCAGGGGGTCACGTCCTTCAAGTACTACATGTTCTACAAGGGACTGAACCTCACCGCCGACTCCACCCGGGCCAGCGAGTACACGCTGGCGGACACCTACGACCTCGGCCACCTCTTCCTGCTCATGGAACGGGTGGCGGCCCAGGCTCACCGGCGCGGCCGGGAGGGGCGGATCTCCCTCAGCCTGCACTGCGAGCACGCCGAGCTGCTCCGCGTCTTCATCGAGCAGGTGCGCCGGGCCGGGCTGCGGGGCCTGGAGGCCTACCACCGCGCCCGGCCGCCGCTGTCGGAGCGGCTCTCGCTGGCCGAGGCGGTGCTGCTGGCCGACGCCACCCGGTGCCCTATCAACCTGCTCCACCTGAGCAGCCGTGAGGCGATGGGGGCGGCCGTCGCAGCCAAGCGGGACTACCCGCACCTGGACATCCGGCTGGAGACCACAGTCCACCACCTGGCCCTGACCTACGATTCGGCCGGGGGGATCCGGGGGAAGGTGAACCCGCCCATCCGCACCGAGGAGGACCGGCAGGCGCTCTGGGAGGCTGTGGTCCGCGGGGAGGTGGACACGGTGGTGAGCGACCACGCCTGCTGCTTCGAGGAGGAGAAGGGAGAGGATCTCTGGCGGGCCCTGCCAGGCTTCGGCGGAACGGCGCTCCTCTACCCCTACCTGATCTCGGAGGGGTTCCACCGGCGCGGGGTACCCGCTGCGAGGATCGCAGAACTGGCCAGTGCCAACTCCGCCCGCGCCTTCGGCCTCTACCCCCGGAAGGGCACCATCGCCCCGGGGGCGGACGCGGACCTGACCATCGTCGACCCGGAGTGGGAGCAGGAGGTCCACCCCGAGCTCCTGCTCTCCGCGCAGGACTTCACCCCGTTTGCCGGCGCGCGGCTGCGGGGCTGGCCCACCCACACCGTCCGGGGAGGGCAGGTGGTCTTCGCGCATGGCGAGGTGGTGGGGGAGCCCACGGGCCGGTACCTCCACCGCCCGCTGCGAGTGGAGGCGCCCGCGGGGGAGGGCGGGGGCGGCACGGCGGGCGGTCGGTTGAGCACCGGGGCAGGGACCCAAGGAGGGATGGGATGA
- a CDS encoding ABC transporter substrate-binding protein translates to MKANRGLAHLMGGLVTVAALVATVWQPAGSAPAAAPRRGGTLNATFSSDPAHLDPHRGTTAQNFVPLVYNGLVRFKTGPGVQPDQFIIEPDLAERWEQPSPTTYVFRLRRGVRFHDKPPVNGRELTSDDVVWSLERMLAEDPENIKRDLFSVIQRYEAVDRYTVRVTLREPFAPFLHNLATVFASIVPRADVDYKRVAIGTGPFMLDSFQRGVRYVYKRHPAYFERGQPYLDEIVIHIFRDFATRAAALRAGRIDVVDLLPWGQAQPIIREGQLRWEKYQGIFSVHARLNVDRPPLNHEKARQAMSLALNRQAIAIALGGGEGAVNGPVPAGLGVWAVDWRRLPFFQRDVAKARQLLREAGFPDGVTVEAVGGVSPDNRRIMLEAMKAQLAQAGITLNFRLIDTAQVQRVRFQKDFMILADNFTLASDPDSYLYVEYHSTSSGNVGNYRDPSIDRLLEAQRRELDQARRLPLVHEAQVRIARKAWILTTGDPIYVSLWWPYVQGWRHHHINQYLPLKNVWLDR, encoded by the coding sequence ATGAAGGCGAACCGAGGACTGGCACACCTGATGGGCGGTCTCGTGACCGTTGCCGCGCTGGTCGCGACCGTCTGGCAGCCGGCGGGGAGCGCTCCGGCCGCGGCGCCGCGTCGGGGAGGCACGCTGAACGCCACGTTCAGCTCAGACCCGGCGCACCTCGACCCGCACCGGGGGACCACGGCCCAGAACTTCGTCCCCCTGGTCTACAACGGCCTCGTCCGCTTCAAGACGGGGCCCGGCGTCCAGCCGGACCAGTTCATCATCGAGCCCGACCTGGCGGAGCGCTGGGAGCAGCCGTCCCCCACCACCTACGTCTTCCGCCTGCGCCGGGGCGTCCGCTTCCACGACAAGCCCCCCGTGAACGGCCGGGAGCTGACCAGCGACGACGTGGTCTGGAGCCTGGAGCGCATGCTGGCCGAGGACCCGGAGAACATCAAGCGCGACCTCTTCTCCGTCATCCAGCGGTACGAGGCGGTGGACCGGTACACGGTGCGCGTCACCCTGCGGGAGCCCTTCGCGCCGTTCCTCCACAACCTGGCCACGGTGTTCGCCTCCATCGTCCCGCGGGCCGACGTGGACTACAAGCGTGTGGCCATCGGGACCGGACCGTTCATGCTGGACAGCTTCCAGCGCGGCGTGCGGTACGTCTACAAACGGCACCCCGCCTACTTCGAGCGTGGCCAGCCCTATCTGGACGAGATTGTGATCCACATCTTCCGCGATTTCGCCACGCGGGCGGCGGCGCTGCGGGCAGGGCGCATCGACGTCGTGGACCTGCTCCCCTGGGGCCAGGCCCAGCCCATCATCCGTGAGGGACAGCTGCGGTGGGAGAAGTACCAGGGGATCTTCAGCGTCCACGCGCGCCTGAACGTCGACCGCCCGCCGCTCAATCACGAGAAGGCCCGGCAGGCGATGTCGCTGGCGCTCAACCGCCAGGCCATCGCCATCGCGTTGGGCGGCGGGGAGGGCGCGGTGAACGGGCCGGTACCGGCTGGGCTGGGCGTCTGGGCGGTGGACTGGCGGCGCCTGCCCTTCTTCCAGCGGGATGTGGCCAAGGCCCGTCAGTTGCTGCGGGAGGCGGGGTTCCCCGACGGCGTAACGGTGGAGGCCGTCGGCGGCGTGAGCCCCGATAACCGGCGCATCATGCTGGAGGCCATGAAGGCCCAGCTCGCCCAGGCGGGGATTACCCTCAACTTCCGGCTGATCGACACCGCGCAGGTGCAGCGTGTCCGCTTCCAGAAGGACTTCATGATCCTGGCCGACAACTTCACGCTGGCCAGCGACCCGGACAGCTACCTCTACGTGGAGTACCACTCCACCTCTAGCGGCAACGTCGGGAACTACCGGGATCCGTCCATTGACCGGCTGCTCGAGGCCCAGCGGCGCGAGCTGGACCAGGCCAGGCGCCTCCCGCTGGTGCACGAGGCGCAGGTGCGCATCGCCCGAAAGGCCTGGATCCTCACTACCGGCGACCCGATCTACGTCAGCCTCTGGTGGCCCTATGTCCAGGGCTGGAGGCACCACCACATCAACCAGTACCTGCCGCTCAAGAACGTGTGGCTGGACCGGTAA
- a CDS encoding ABC transporter permease: MRHYLLRRAILAVAALWGLSLLAFGLIRIVPGDVLMARLEESGTVTDLAAARAALGLDRPFLVQYAAWVSGVLRGDLGVSFWSGRPVRHDLLAALPVSVELAVLAMTLSVVIGLPLGVAAAARRGGPLDYAARLFSFGGLSVTHFWIATLVLLYGSIWLRWVPPLGYVPLHTSPAQNLEQFLIPAAILGVHLSARSLRMVRSSLLEVLQDDYVRTAWAKGLAPRRVLWAHAVRNALIPILTVLGSQFVYLLSGAVIIEDIFALSGVGRYVVDAITHRDYPAVQAAVLFTGLVVVLVNLLVDLAYAWIDPRIRYA, from the coding sequence GTGCGGCACTACCTGCTTAGGCGGGCGATCCTGGCCGTGGCGGCGCTGTGGGGACTCTCCCTGCTCGCCTTCGGGCTGATTCGGATCGTTCCCGGGGACGTCCTCATGGCGCGCCTGGAGGAATCCGGAACCGTCACCGACCTGGCGGCGGCCCGGGCGGCGCTCGGGCTGGACCGTCCGTTCCTGGTCCAGTACGCGGCCTGGGTGAGCGGTGTGCTGCGGGGTGACCTGGGGGTCTCGTTCTGGTCGGGACGACCGGTGCGTCACGACCTGCTGGCGGCCCTGCCCGTGAGCGTGGAGCTGGCGGTGCTGGCCATGACGCTCTCGGTGGTCATCGGGCTGCCGCTGGGTGTGGCGGCGGCGGCCCGCCGCGGCGGCCCGCTGGACTATGCCGCCCGCCTCTTCAGCTTCGGTGGGCTCAGCGTCACCCACTTCTGGATCGCCACGCTGGTGCTGCTCTACGGCTCGATCTGGCTCCGCTGGGTGCCTCCGCTGGGGTACGTCCCCCTGCACACGTCACCGGCGCAGAACCTGGAGCAGTTCCTGATCCCGGCGGCCATTCTGGGCGTCCACCTCTCCGCCCGCAGCCTGCGGATGGTGCGCTCGTCCCTCCTGGAGGTCCTGCAGGACGACTACGTGCGCACGGCCTGGGCCAAAGGGCTGGCTCCCAGGCGAGTCCTGTGGGCCCACGCCGTCCGCAACGCGCTCATCCCCATCCTGACCGTGCTGGGGAGCCAGTTCGTCTACCTGCTCAGCGGCGCGGTGATCATCGAGGACATCTTTGCCCTCAGCGGGGTCGGCCGGTACGTGGTGGACGCCATCACCCACCGGGACTACCCGGCGGTCCAGGCGGCGGTCCTCTTCACGGGCCTGGTTGTCGTGCTGGTGAACCTGCTCGTCGACCTGGCGTACGCCTGGATCGATCCCCGCATCCGGTACGCCTGA